Proteins from a genomic interval of Bradyrhizobium sp. CCGB01:
- a CDS encoding MerR family transcriptional regulator, producing the protein MTRSTVFRRRWRRIGELADATGVTVRTLRHYEHTGLLAASQRTCGGHRIYDCDSVRRVYHILALRELGFSLREIRKAMEGRTSLPDLLTEQLERAEIQVARATRLRDRLRNITKGTESEVSVDELPARLDAMSQECRGQARRRARAPDDADR; encoded by the coding sequence ATGACCAGATCTACAGTATTCAGGCGTCGATGGAGACGCATCGGTGAACTTGCGGATGCGACCGGCGTGACGGTGCGCACTCTGCGTCACTATGAGCACACGGGATTGCTGGCAGCCTCGCAGCGCACGTGCGGTGGTCATCGGATCTACGACTGCGATAGCGTCAGAAGAGTTTATCACATTTTGGCTCTTCGTGAGCTAGGATTCTCTCTTCGAGAGATCCGGAAAGCGATGGAGGGTAGAACTTCGCTTCCTGATCTATTGACCGAGCAACTGGAACGGGCGGAGATTCAAGTCGCGCGTGCAACCCGGTTGCGCGATCGTTTGCGCAACATCACGAAGGGTACGGAATCCGAAGTCAGTGTAGATGAGCTGCCTGCTCGCCTTGATGCAATGTCGCAAGAATGCCGTGGACAAGCGCGGCGGCGTGCGCGCGCCCCGGATGATGCTGATCGCTAG
- a CDS encoding ABC transporter substrate-binding protein: protein MAACFSVSSVAGAAILASVLISVAAADDVYIAAAGPMTGSNAAVGAQMLYGASVDDLNSSGLPRDFNIRLTVADDACDPKQAVAVANRLVADQVRLIVGLYCSSSSIPTSTPKLELFRFRLDQPILS, encoded by the coding sequence ATGGCGGCGTGCTTTAGTGTGAGTTCAGTTGCCGGTGCAGCGATTCTTGCTTCTGTCCTAATCTCCGTTGCGGCGGCGGACGATGTCTATATTGCCGCGGCAGGCCCCATGACAGGTAGCAATGCGGCGGTCGGTGCGCAGATGCTTTACGGCGCTAGTGTGGACGACTTGAACTCTTCCGGACTGCCTCGCGATTTCAACATCAGATTGACCGTCGCCGACGACGCTTGCGATCCGAAGCAGGCGGTCGCGGTGGCGAATCGGTTGGTTGCCGACCAGGTTAGGCTGATCGTTGGCCTCTATTGCTCCTCTTCCTCAATTCCGACGTCTACTCCGAAGCTGGAATTGTTCAGATTTCGCCTGGATCAACCAATCCTCAGCTGA
- a CDS encoding LysR family transcriptional regulator, with protein sequence MRFRGLDLNLLVALDALMTERSLTAAARSINLSQPAMSAAVGRLRTYFKDELFTMRGRELVPTPRAESLAAPTREALLHIQFSITSRDTFNPSDSNRVFRICLSDFATIVLFRNVVERVARDAPGIRFELMHLGDPFDHPLQRAEVDFLIVPEIYTSDVHPKATLFDETLVCVGCRSNKQLSGPLTFERYMSMGHVVVKFGRSRVPALDEWYLQQHGLRKRIEVVVQSFSMIPPMLLGTNRIATMPTTLVKYFAKTMPLRITRLPVPLPGFTEALQWPSLHNSDPASIWMREVLLQEAARLAPQRAGSKTRPGHRASHSSLATDTAADPSE encoded by the coding sequence ATGCGTTTCCGAGGACTTGATCTGAATCTCCTCGTCGCGCTCGATGCACTAATGACCGAGCGCAGCCTCACGGCAGCAGCACGTAGCATCAACTTGAGCCAACCCGCCATGAGCGCGGCGGTTGGCCGCCTACGGACGTATTTTAAAGATGAGCTCTTTACGATGAGAGGGCGCGAGCTTGTCCCGACTCCACGTGCTGAATCTCTTGCGGCCCCAACTCGCGAGGCTCTGCTTCACATCCAGTTCTCCATTACTTCCAGGGATACGTTTAATCCGAGCGACTCCAATCGGGTCTTTAGGATCTGCCTGTCGGACTTTGCTACGATCGTTTTGTTCCGAAACGTCGTTGAGCGTGTCGCGCGAGACGCTCCCGGCATCAGATTCGAATTGATGCATCTCGGGGATCCGTTCGATCACCCTCTCCAACGCGCGGAAGTCGACTTTCTGATCGTGCCCGAGATATACACGTCGGACGTGCACCCCAAAGCCACACTCTTTGACGAGACACTCGTGTGCGTCGGCTGCCGCTCGAACAAGCAGCTATCAGGGCCGCTTACATTCGAAAGGTACATGTCGATGGGGCATGTTGTGGTCAAGTTCGGACGCTCTCGCGTGCCCGCCCTAGACGAGTGGTATTTGCAACAGCACGGCCTCAGGAAACGCATTGAGGTCGTCGTGCAGAGCTTTAGCATGATCCCTCCCATGCTATTGGGCACCAATCGAATAGCGACCATGCCCACAACGCTGGTGAAGTATTTCGCGAAAACAATGCCACTGCGAATCACCAGACTTCCCGTACCGCTTCCGGGCTTCACCGAGGCCCTCCAATGGCCTTCCCTTCACAACTCCGATCCAGCAAGCATATGGATGCGCGAGGTTCTGTTGCAGGAGGCAGCCCGGCTGGCTCCTCAGCGCGCCGGTTCTAAGACTCGACCAGGGCATCGGGCGAGCCACTCTTCGCTGGCTACAGACACGGCTGCAGATCCTTCGGAATGA
- a CDS encoding NodA family N-acyltransferase, with product MRPQLQWRTCWENDLQLSDHVEISEFFRNTYGPTGAFNAIPFEGNRSWAGARPELRVVGYDDRGVAAHIGALRRFIKVGEIDLLVAELGLYAVRPDLEGLGISHSMRVMYPVLRELGVPFGFGTVRHELKEHISRLLGRPGLATIVSGIRVRSSLPDIYDNLPPTRVDDVLLVVFPIARSLSEWPAGAIIERNGPEL from the coding sequence ATGCGCCCTCAGCTCCAGTGGAGGACGTGCTGGGAAAACGACTTACAATTATCCGACCACGTTGAAATCTCCGAGTTCTTTCGCAATACCTACGGGCCGACCGGCGCATTTAACGCAATACCCTTTGAAGGCAATCGAAGCTGGGCTGGCGCGCGACCTGAGCTGCGCGTAGTTGGCTATGATGATCGCGGTGTGGCGGCTCATATCGGCGCGCTGCGCCGGTTCATCAAGGTCGGCGAAATCGACCTGTTGGTGGCTGAACTTGGATTGTACGCGGTACGTCCGGATCTCGAGGGACTCGGAATCAGTCATTCTATGCGCGTGATGTATCCGGTGCTGCGTGAGCTTGGTGTTCCCTTCGGGTTCGGTACGGTTCGACACGAACTGAAAGAGCATATCTCCAGGCTACTCGGCCGACCGGGCTTGGCGACAATTGTTTCTGGGATTCGCGTGCGGTCCAGTCTCCCCGATATCTATGACAACTTGCCGCCAACTCGCGTCGATGACGTGCTGCTCGTGGTTTTTCCTATCGCGCGGTCCCTGAGCGAGTGGCCTGCGGGCGCTATCATCGAGCGAAACGGGCCAGAGTTGTGA
- the nodB gene encoding chitooligosaccharide deacetylase NodB: MKDANCSFEAHRKCASDAVRRSVYLTFDDGPNPYCTPGILDVLAEYRAPATFCVLGTYAANEPKLIRRMVAEGHEVANHTMTHPDLSKCESTEVQYEILTASSAIMSACPQAAVRRVRAPYGIWTEEVLDKSAKAGLAALYWSVDPRDWSCPGVDAIVNAVLASVHPGAIVLLHDGCPPNELGRGIDAGLRNQTLKALCHLIPALRDRGFAICPLPQLH, from the coding sequence GTGAAAGACGCCAATTGCTCCTTCGAAGCGCACCGTAAGTGCGCCAGCGACGCCGTCCGCCGCAGCGTCTATCTGACGTTTGATGACGGGCCTAATCCATATTGCACGCCGGGTATTCTCGATGTGCTCGCGGAATACCGCGCGCCGGCGACGTTCTGCGTTCTTGGCACATACGCAGCGAATGAACCGAAGCTGATTCGGCGGATGGTCGCGGAGGGGCATGAGGTCGCAAACCACACGATGACTCATCCGGATCTGTCAAAATGCGAGTCAACCGAAGTGCAATATGAAATCCTGACGGCGAGTAGTGCCATCATGAGCGCGTGCCCGCAGGCGGCAGTGCGACGTGTGCGGGCGCCATATGGCATCTGGACCGAAGAAGTGCTGGACAAGTCAGCAAAGGCCGGACTGGCGGCTCTCTATTGGTCGGTAGATCCCCGCGACTGGTCCTGCCCCGGCGTCGATGCGATCGTCAATGCAGTGCTAGCATCTGTCCATCCTGGTGCGATTGTGCTCCTCCATGACGGATGCCCGCCCAACGAGTTGGGGCGGGGCATTGATGCCGGTCTGCGCAATCAGACGCTGAAGGCGCTCTGCCACCTAATCCCCGCCCTGCGCGATCGCGGATTTGCGATCTGCCCACTTCCTCAACTTCACTGA
- the nodC gene encoding chitooligosaccharide synthase NodC, producing the protein MNLLATTSTVVVSSYALLSAVYKTVQALHASPTQVSSASSDAVTPESMPSVDVIVPCFNEDPRTLSKCLESIASQDYVGQLRVYVVDDGSGNREDVAPVHQDFARDARFNFILLQKNVGKRKAQIAAIRRSSGELVLNVDSDTILASDVVRKLALRMQDAGIGAAMGQLTASNRSASWLTRLIDMEYWLACNEERAAQARFGAVMCCCGPCAMYRRSALDLLLDQYEAQFFRGKPSDFGEDRHLTILMLKAGFRTEYVPDAFAATVVPDRLGPYLRQQLRWARSTFRDTLLGLRLLPSLDRYLTLDVVGQNLGPLLLTLSVVAGIAQLALTATVPWWTVLIIASMTMVRCSVAALRARQSRFLAFSLHTPINIFLLLPVKAYALCTLSNSDWLSRKSAKASGSAEDQTLNQSQEPQPDAIQPSGRAVPIRKWDSPYRTSGGDATALAAASDRAE; encoded by the coding sequence ATGAACCTGCTTGCCACAACCAGCACTGTCGTCGTCTCGTCTTATGCCTTGCTTTCCGCAGTCTACAAGACCGTCCAGGCGCTCCATGCCTCGCCGACCCAAGTGTCGTCGGCATCTTCGGATGCAGTCACCCCTGAATCCATGCCGAGTGTGGATGTGATCGTACCATGCTTCAACGAGGATCCGCGCACGCTGTCGAAGTGCCTAGAATCCATTGCAAGCCAAGACTACGTCGGGCAGCTGCGCGTCTATGTTGTCGATGACGGTTCTGGAAATCGCGAGGATGTGGCGCCAGTCCACCAGGACTTCGCGCGCGACGCGCGGTTCAATTTTATTCTTCTGCAAAAGAACGTTGGAAAACGGAAGGCGCAGATTGCCGCGATCCGCCGCTCATCCGGAGAGTTGGTGCTCAACGTCGATTCGGACACAATACTCGCTTCCGATGTCGTCAGGAAGCTTGCACTGAGAATGCAAGATGCTGGGATCGGCGCGGCCATGGGGCAGCTGACAGCAAGCAACCGGAGCGCCAGCTGGTTAACTCGTTTGATTGACATGGAGTACTGGTTGGCGTGCAACGAAGAGCGTGCGGCTCAAGCTCGTTTCGGCGCGGTCATGTGTTGCTGCGGACCATGTGCCATGTACCGGCGATCGGCTCTCGATTTGCTGCTGGATCAGTACGAAGCGCAATTCTTTCGAGGCAAGCCGAGCGATTTCGGTGAGGATCGCCATCTCACGATTCTTATGCTGAAAGCGGGATTTCGAACTGAGTACGTTCCGGACGCCTTCGCCGCGACAGTGGTTCCGGACAGGTTAGGGCCCTATCTGCGCCAACAGCTCCGCTGGGCGCGGAGCACTTTCCGAGACACCTTGCTTGGATTGCGCCTTTTGCCAAGTCTCGATCGATACCTGACATTGGATGTTGTCGGGCAAAACCTCGGACCACTCCTTCTGACTCTTTCGGTAGTCGCTGGCATTGCGCAGCTCGCACTCACGGCTACCGTGCCTTGGTGGACAGTCTTGATTATCGCATCAATGACCATGGTGCGATGCAGTGTAGCAGCCTTGCGGGCTCGTCAGTCGCGATTTCTCGCGTTTTCTCTGCATACGCCCATCAATATCTTTCTGCTACTTCCGGTCAAAGCATATGCGTTGTGTACGCTGAGCAACAGCGATTGGCTCTCACGAAAGTCAGCCAAGGCATCCGGATCTGCCGAAGACCAGACGCTCAACCAGAGCCAGGAGCCTCAACCAGACGCCATCCAACCTTCAGGTCGCGCAGTGCCGATTCGGAAGTGGGATAGTCCGTACCGTACCTCCGGCGGTGACGCGACTGCGCTTGCAGCGGCGAGTGATCGCGCGGAGTAA
- the nodS gene encoding nodulation methyltransferase NodS, which translates to MKLDDSYQSLERELAADDPWRLDGNPFERERHTQMLRLSLSNGFITNALEVGCAAGAFTEKLAPHCERLTVVDVIPRAIGRASQRTKRWSHITWIVSDIQQFSRTERFDLIVVAEVLYYLHDVAEMRKAIGNLVRMLTPDGHLIFGSARDATCQGWGHAAGAETIITMLSETLLEVERVQCQGESANEDCLLACFRNSIRSSFPLRKRP; encoded by the coding sequence ATGAAGCTGGATGATAGTTACCAATCCTTAGAGCGAGAATTGGCTGCGGATGATCCGTGGCGCCTGGACGGCAATCCGTTCGAGCGCGAGCGTCACACGCAAATGCTCCGGCTTTCGCTTTCTAACGGCTTTATCACAAACGCACTCGAGGTCGGGTGCGCAGCTGGCGCATTCACGGAAAAGCTAGCTCCACACTGCGAACGACTTACGGTCGTCGACGTCATACCGCGAGCGATCGGTCGGGCGAGCCAACGAACGAAGCGATGGTCGCACATCACATGGATAGTGTCTGACATTCAACAGTTCTCGAGAACGGAGCGGTTCGATCTGATCGTGGTCGCTGAAGTGCTCTACTACCTGCACGACGTCGCGGAGATGCGTAAGGCCATCGGCAATCTGGTGCGAATGCTTACGCCGGACGGTCATCTGATTTTCGGGTCAGCGCGTGATGCCACCTGCCAGGGCTGGGGACATGCTGCCGGTGCGGAGACGATCATCACAATGTTGAGCGAAACATTGCTCGAGGTCGAGCGGGTACAATGTCAAGGTGAGTCGGCCAACGAAGATTGCCTGCTCGCCTGTTTTCGCAATTCGATCCGGTCTTCGTTCCCACTCCGAAAACGACCTTAG
- the nodU gene encoding nodulation protein NodU, translating into MRICGIKLTHDGSIALVEDGRLVFCIEQEKRDNNRRYSTIDNLDTVVRTLAEHGLDPRDIDQFVIDGWDGEIESEFQVPSGTELLTLKGAPYVERPEGLLSSREGVGLVLDGRSFSYRSYAHVAGHVASAYCTSPFAKAGEPAFCLVWDGCIFPRLYRVEPSGGRFLECLFPIIGHAYAVAGHYFGPYRQPNRTNWDLGVAGKLMAYIGLGAPDEDIVTVFREVYEKCFAADTESARRYRANISDAEASLAATHDFFEESALRLDAKRPEDILASFHVFLERLLVREMGLALLRHSYFPGPRNLCIAGGCGLNIKWNSALRATGLFDAVWVPPFPNDSGSAIGAACSAMAVDRGFVPLEWSVYSGPALTCSDASADWDASPCSISELAALLASNKPVVFLAGHAELGPRALGGRSILAAATSQGMKNYLNDTKLREHFRPVAPICLEDRATDIFDPGSPDPYMLFDHQTRSEWRGRIPAIVHLDGSARLQTISRTSQHKVAELLIEYEKLTGIPLLCNTSANHHGRGFFPNVAAACKWGRVEHIWCDGLLWTRTLEGKVPPSELVRTS; encoded by the coding sequence ATGCGCATCTGTGGCATCAAGTTGACGCATGACGGATCCATCGCTCTTGTAGAGGATGGACGTCTGGTCTTTTGCATCGAGCAGGAGAAACGCGACAACAATCGGCGGTACTCAACCATCGACAACCTCGACACGGTTGTTCGCACTTTGGCAGAGCACGGCCTGGATCCTCGCGATATTGATCAGTTCGTCATTGACGGCTGGGACGGGGAAATCGAATCGGAATTTCAAGTCCCGAGTGGGACGGAACTTCTCACTCTCAAAGGTGCTCCGTATGTTGAACGACCCGAGGGACTCCTCTCTTCACGCGAGGGAGTTGGTCTTGTGCTCGACGGCAGGAGTTTCTCCTACAGGAGCTATGCACACGTCGCAGGCCATGTTGCCTCCGCGTATTGCACTAGCCCGTTTGCGAAAGCGGGAGAACCCGCTTTCTGCCTAGTGTGGGACGGCTGCATCTTTCCGCGGCTCTATCGTGTAGAACCCAGCGGCGGCCGGTTCCTCGAATGCCTCTTCCCGATCATAGGCCACGCCTATGCTGTGGCGGGCCACTACTTTGGGCCCTACCGGCAGCCGAACCGGACCAACTGGGACCTTGGTGTTGCGGGAAAGCTGATGGCCTATATCGGCCTGGGGGCGCCCGATGAAGACATTGTGACAGTGTTTAGGGAGGTTTATGAGAAGTGCTTTGCGGCCGACACAGAGTCCGCTCGGCGTTACCGCGCGAACATAAGTGACGCCGAGGCCTCACTTGCGGCTACGCACGACTTCTTCGAGGAGAGCGCACTTCGACTAGACGCCAAGCGACCCGAAGATATACTCGCATCATTTCATGTCTTCCTTGAGCGTCTGCTCGTGCGGGAGATGGGACTTGCTTTGCTTCGGCATTCGTACTTTCCGGGACCGCGCAATCTATGCATAGCCGGAGGTTGTGGTCTTAACATCAAATGGAACAGCGCCCTCCGTGCAACCGGCCTGTTCGACGCTGTATGGGTCCCACCATTCCCGAACGACAGTGGCTCAGCAATCGGAGCCGCGTGCTCGGCCATGGCAGTCGACAGAGGTTTCGTGCCACTGGAGTGGTCGGTCTATAGTGGCCCCGCCCTCACATGCAGCGATGCATCCGCGGACTGGGACGCCTCGCCGTGCAGCATAAGTGAGCTTGCTGCGCTCCTCGCGAGCAATAAGCCCGTGGTGTTCCTTGCTGGTCACGCCGAGCTGGGACCACGCGCCTTGGGTGGCAGAAGCATTCTTGCCGCAGCGACATCGCAAGGAATGAAAAACTATCTCAACGACACCAAACTTCGTGAACACTTCCGCCCCGTTGCGCCGATATGCCTGGAGGACCGAGCAACCGACATTTTCGATCCCGGATCACCGGACCCTTACATGCTTTTCGATCATCAGACTCGGTCAGAGTGGCGAGGCAGAATTCCAGCCATTGTGCACCTTGATGGATCTGCACGATTGCAGACGATTAGCAGAACATCCCAGCATAAGGTTGCTGAACTGCTCATTGAATATGAAAAACTCACCGGCATTCCGCTGCTTTGCAATACCAGCGCCAACCACCATGGACGTGGGTTTTTTCCCAATGTCGCAGCTGCGTGCAAATGGGGTCGCGTCGAACACATCTGGTGCGACGGTCTGCTCTGGACCAGAACGCTCGAAGGCAAGGTGCCACCATCCGAACTGGTTCGGACAAGCTGA